aatgaaatgcgcagatttcgaaagccgatcaataataacccaaatagcatcacagctcTTGGgagaacgaggtaaatgagtcacgaagtccatagcaatatgttcccaattccactttgggatttcgagactatggagcaatcctcccggtttcattctctcggcttttacttgctggcagacaagacatttcgaaataaactcagcaatgtccttcttcatacgtttccaccagaattgaggtctcagtgtcaaatacatctttcggcctatagggtgaatactgtatttgctacaatgtgcttctcgaagaagggcatatttcaaatcagaatcatcaggaactaccagccgaccattaagtcgtaaagaaccatcagaaaaaatctgaaatccagactgatgtccagcagatacaagttctttcgacttttggatctgagcatcgcttcgttgggcctttcttattttcgatatcaagttcggctcaatttgcaatgctgagacagtgacagaattccaattcgagtgaaaagtccaaccagaagtacatatatcctcgtgtactttggtGACATTGACAGCAGTTAACacagaatcatgaactttacggctcagggcatccgcagtaacattcaccgatccagggtgatattgaatctcacaatcaaaatccttcaggagatccatccacctgcgttgccccatattcaaatcagattgagaaaagagatatttcagactcttatggtccgaatatataacaaacttttctccgtacaagtaatggcgccaaatcttcaatgcaaacacaatggcggccaattcaagatcatgaacaggataacgtgtttcatgagatttcaattgacgagacgcataagcaaccactttgccatgttgcatcagaacacagcccaaacctttaccagacgcatctgtacacaccacaaatcctccggtacttgagggaatagtaagcacaggtgctgtggtcaatctcgtcttcaattcgagaaaactagcttcacattcatctgaccaaatgaatcgctgattcttctgtgtcagttgagtaataggtttagctatcttcgaaaatccttcaataaaacgacgataatatcccgccaaacccatgaagctacggatctcaggaacattcgtaggtctcggccaattcaatacagcttccaccttcgcaggatcaacatatatgccatgtctcgaaatgacgtggcccagaaataccactttgtccatccagaactcacatttggacaatttggcatataaatgactagtacgaagagtttgaagtaccagtctcaaatgttcagtatgctcctttttcgatttcgaatagacaagaatatcatcaataaaaacaataacgaatcggtctagATAATCTTGGAAGACACAATTcattaagtccataaaaatagcaggagcattcgtaagaccaaaaggcataaccagaattcatagtggccatacctcgtacgaaaagcagttttgggaacatcttcgtctcgaactcgtacttgatgatacccagaacgaagatcaatcttcgagtatacagaagtaccttgaagctgatcaaataaatcatcaatacgaggaagtggatacttgtttttcacagtagcccgattcagttgcctataatcgatatacattcgcatagtaccatctttctttcgaacaaataaaactggagctccccaaggcgatacactcggtcgaatatatcccttatcgagaagatcctgtaattgttctttcaattctttcaattccagaggtgccatgcgatagggagctttagaaatagccgcagtccccggcacaagatcaatactaaactcaacatctcgatgaggaggaaaatcaggaatctcatcgggatatacatccgggaattctttcaCAACTGggatctcagataaagaagactccttcttcgaaatatcaatagcgtcgataagataaccctcatccccGCAAGTCAAAAGtcgggacatttccaaggaagataccaatggaattttggcttgggaaccttgccataaaaattccacttgggtccatcaatcggtcgaaatcgaaccactccatgacaacaatcaacagtagctcgatttgttgtcaagatatccatgccaacaatacaatcaaagtcgtgcattgggaggacgatcagattcagaaataccacattatcctcatatatcaatacacaattatgcacaactctttcagacaaaataatcttccctgctggcgtggctatcgacaaagtatcatacaatggggtacactcaatatcgtgagatgcaacaaatgcatgagatatgaatgaatgatatgctcctgtatcaaataaaacacgtgcaggataatcgcaaagcgtggaaatacctgcaatcacgcctccaggagcttctctcgcctgatcctcagtcatggcgtacactctcacttggggaggaacttgggcactctgaccacccggtcctcgatatcgtgggacactcgactgcagAAAAGATGGAACAagaacagcaggtctcatcatagtactagggccacctctaaatcctggctggggttgagcagaagtcgtacccctgttcggacatactcgagagaaatggccttcctgcccacattgataacaagtaccaaacatacctcgacactgctcgatagtatgtttgcctccacaatggctacaatagggagcaatcacaggacttcctctctgtgatccactcgaactcgaagaagacgaagaaacagaaccagtcttcttgaacttcttacctctcggcctcaaagtaggctgctgagctgacaccggaggtggaggagtatactgtggacctcctctcctaagtccagcctcggctgccttggctcattcaactgcctctgcgtagctggtaggcaatccagaaacaacataagtatatatagcaggatgcaatccatttacaaacctgttatattttaccctcgcattcccagctacgtgaggtgcatacttcagtaaagtagaaaacttcgaagcatactctgcaacagacatcgttccctgctgcagattattgaattcattctcctgagcagtataataggatggaggggaatactgctccaaaaactgggccttgaagacatcccaagtgacttcaatcccggcctctttcaatccaatctcagcggcttcccaccaagatttagctcggtctttcagctgatacaaagcaagtttcagtctccgagccttggaatactcaacaatattaaacaagtgctcgatatccttcagccaggcctcagctctttcagcactctcagtgccaaagaacctcggtggtttcaaatcctggaatcgagccatcacaacatccatggacaatccttcaaattgtccaacaatcctctcagtactgctactcgcagtttcatttgtgggatccatctacaaatcaaaagatgaatatcacaaatcaatatcaatttcataatctcatcatctcatatcatcaatctcatcaaatacttactcgaatcaaatcaagtaggagcaagtaatacaaataaatcaaacacaagcgcacaattcatttgtgcctattcaagtgtatacaagactcaatcgagcattcccagctatgttCTGATACCAtactgtgtggggcccttagctcctaatcgttattacaatgcactttgattagggttaactaattacagcggaaaatgagtttaaaatttctttacaatgagcccaaaaatatctcttttataatttgaatactgaaaatagtatttaatctcaaatcataaaacacgcccacacgtaatcaaagccaatcacatacaaacaactcatatcctcgggacatgccccggtatatagatacatatgcatatatactgggaacaagatataaacataaacctcagcccaagctgtggctccctccagaagtaccctctccgttctcctgatatcctggagtacctgccattgtccacacacaaagacaacaacagcctcccttgggggtgagcaaagctccgtatggaacaaccaatcatatataccacagatatctaaacaatgatatatggtatgcaatgcatgtatgtcgtcgAGGTATCAGGTAatatgcccatccactgagcacatgtcagaaccaatcgaatcgctatcaaatcaatgctcgagctggcacaccggccaatatgggatactcgtatgatagcgtcggcaaagcgccatcaaatcccaaatctcatatccaatcatatggggccacaattgtctatgctttacgggtcatataataccggcatagcgattgtgttcacaaaccccggaatccaatccaatcatatcaaggtatccaaggatcatagctcaacgtgcatgtcatgtatcgatgcatgcataaaatgatgtgtgttaacaaaacatttattttatacatcgatatctcaatttCAATGTCATgaatgccacatcaatcaacaaataaggcatatagacacataatctcattccaatcaatcaaatcaatccgacatatatatcatataatacagatacctgtcgtatgttacccggtcgcaacatacctcaattcttcgtttccagttgatgtagcatgaagatattgatattacactttatctacacaataacatactcattcaaatcaataacatactccaaaatcattaatatgagtttcaaatatcatttgaaacttcaaaaattcatatcaaatcaaattcatatcataattcaattccgacttcgaatataagtttcttgtcggttattctatcacatatcataaattcaacttcaaatacatgctattccagcactttgatatttagagctgctggaactagaagaaaattacctcagtcagaagccctcgacgcgaagatcacaaatatataatttgtttcgcgtttagacagtgttttgaagtcgatttggacggaagaaaatcgagtttcttttctctttctcGATACCTCTGAATTGcaaatgaagaaagaaagagaagaaAAGTTACTCTTATCCTCATCTCTCTCGCGCttgggcggtagaattctcgcgcccgagcgcgagatatTCTGCCCCCGGCTAACAagtgcaccgcgctcgggcggtcacaaattaccgctcgggcgtggcatgttctgcccgaacataAATGTCACATACCCTGGCGCttgggcggtcattttctaccgcccgggcgccacacgttctgtacaaatatttgattttcgtacttattggcgtccggcctctccCCTCGAgttcttacaacgtcaattcatattcaatattcattttctcaatttccttgtcacgatatacatcaaatgtataatcacatatcaaattcctgaattatcgataatcatataagatttacgataatacgatacacggtccttacaattttcatagttttaaagatgtattgttgaagcattttatgtgttcttcaaataccaaaatattgcatacaaagtgtttgataaaatacttcaaccaaaatattttattcattcaacttgcatatgaTTATTTGAGAAATTTAAGCAAGACAAATTGACTTGCTAGAAAACAAAATAGAAACTGTCTGGGAATAGCCTAGTGAAATGTTGAGTCTAAAGGCAGATATTGCTAAATTGAAAACTGAGAATGAGATAACACATGATTAAAACCAGAGGTTAGAACATGAAAATATGAAGCTAACTGAACTAATTTCATTTAGGAAAATGTCTTCAGTTACCCTAATTGAAATGTAAGAGTTGCAGGAAGTCTATTGGGGACAAAATTGGTCTCGGTTTCAGCAACAATGAAAGCATCCCTAATACAATTACTTGAGCAAAAATGGATATGTACAAAGAGAAATACATTCATTTTGTTAGTTCAAATTTGATATATGAACATCAAGAACCCATATCTCAAGTTGCAAAGCCTGTTGAAAATATGAGTAAAGGAAAAAAGTTTGGTATTGGTTAAGTATATGAGAATTCCAATGCTAAGCCAAACCGGAAGCCTAACCAAACCAGTTTAGCTAGGCATAACTCGATGAAAGACAagtgtaacgtcccaaaaatcgAAAAgttcacgtgaaccacatgcatgcaaattattaaatttctttggtattttattaaattcttttaaagcataaaatgtatgtttattttattaaattgtgtttaattatttttatgcattttatgcattattattgtacgatagaatttaattcatgaaactttaaaagttcatgaactatgatttttaagttttatttcgCGCACtaacgaggatcggagaccgggaaattttcaagaaaattatttttattacacgattaatttttattaattaatataagatgttttaaaagtatttttcaataattgagatttattgggtatttttaactgcatgatttttatttttaacggtatgcgaattttatcgaatctgggacgttacaagtggtatcagagccgacctctcttagtacggtgtggttcggggacgaaccaagcggaagctggtgggcatgtgaggcccggggccgaagagggcggggggtgatcgccggtgccatgaggttgcacggacaatgagcggctcctggcaggcttctaggtggagggaacatgaatgaaccgatcccacaccggaatgagagggattccgagactgttcaatgtaatggatgtacagttgaagagggcttaaaagattttgatttgtactactcatatcacgaaggtgcatcttcttttcggtagctcatcacataagagtgaggacataagcacgctggaaagactcgtcttgatacagtgaggacagttcgtcgaatctggggcgttacaacaAGTCTAATCGATATTTTAGTAGCAAGCATGTTCAAAAAAGATATATACTGACCAATGAAGTTGGAAAGGGTAAACAACATATGGTTACTACTGTACATAGAACACACCACACACATGCACAATTGTGTTTAATAAGAATGTTTGTACTATCAAAGATACTTCTAGATGCATTATAATGACATGTTACGAGTGTGGAAAgacatataaaatcagttggaCTACTAATTGTGGACTACTGATGTCAACTCAACTGAAGTCAACCCAACTGAAGCCAGCAAAACTGATTCAGTTCCACACAACAACAATGATGAACCCTATTATAGAAGAAACAAGAATTATCCACCTGGATGGGTAATAGGTAACCAACTACCTCTATATGAACCTAAGGGTAGATGACGAGTAAGTTTTTACACGctacatttatttttaaaattgaaccTAAAAATATTGATGAAGATTTAACTGATAGTAACTGGATTGACGCTATGCAAAAagagctcaatcagtttaccAGAAATCATGACAGatacttagttccaagaccttCTCATCAATCAGTTATAGGTAAAAGATGAATGTACATGACAAAACTAAAGGGAAATGGAATCATAGTGAGGAACAAAGCAAGACTAATTGCCCAAAGATTCATGCAAGAATaaggaattgattatgatgaaTCATATGCAGCAGTAACTAAATTGGAAGCCATCTGTGAAACAACCCATTcccataatatttaatttaaataaataacatacgCGGAAGCATTACAATGGAAAAAGGGAAAACATAAAATACTgttttcataaattttttttaaaacttctaacatAACAACTTTCAAAATATTATCACCATATATTCAAAAGAACCATCAACATGTAATTCATTTAATACAAATACCAAGTACCCAAAACTATTAATGTTCAACACCCCAACAAAAGTGATACAATTCAAAAGTTTTCCCCTTCCATAAGCCATATGACTTCTTCAGCCTCGAACAATCCATTTCATTCTTttttatcacctgcatcacatgacattaactggTATAAGATAAAACTCCTTGCCCTCTAGCTTGAAAAGCTTGCCTCCTTAACTGCCTCTCTTTCTCAATCTCTTGCTCATCATGCTCAGCAAGCAAAGCTCTCTCCACAATGTCTTGGTATGTGACCACCTTTGACATATAAACATCTCTCCGAATCTCTGGCTTCAAACCACGAAGGAAATGTTCTCCCTTATCTTTGTCATTTTTAGCAATAAAAGGAACAAAGACACATCCTTCTTCGAACTTCATAGTATACTCAGCGACAGGCATGGCATCTTGCCTCAATTCGAGAAATTCCTTCACCTTCTTGGGTTTGACTTCCTTTGAAAAAAATTTGGCATAGAATAATTCCTTGAACTCGTCCCACTTTAATTCTCGAACATTAACTGTAATCTTGGTAGCTTCCCACCAAATACGAGCAGCTTTGACCAACATAAACACATCACAACTTACCTTATCTTGGTCAGTGAACTTCAAGTAATCGAATAAGGCCTCCAATGACTTGACCCATTCAAGAGCCACTAGTGGATCAGGGCCACCAATAAAATCAGGAAGGTTCATACGTCTGAAACCATCATATGCACCATCTTCAGAACTTTCAGTTGTGCCTTGTCCTCTTCCACGACCACGACCCTGGGTCGAGGTGTGCATGCTCAATAGCTGTTGAATCTGTTCGCCATGAACCTTCGCTTGTTCTGTAATAACTTACTGAATTCGTTTACAACCTTGGCAGTCTTATCAATAAGAGGGTTCCTATCATCCCCTTCAATACTCTTTCTCTTGGGAGGCATATCCTACACATATGCTCATTTTAACATAGATCTGAAGAAAGAATACATCAATGACAATGAAATAGAATCAATTCTCAATGTTAAAATCAATAGATGCAGGATCGAAAACATACAGGATTGTCCTAGGTAGAAGAAGTCATATATGGTCCGAAGAActttcgctctgataccaattgaaacaacCCATTcccataatatttaatttaaataaataacatacacGGAAGCATTACAATGGAAAAAGggaaaacataaaatactattttcataaattttttttaaacttcaaacataacaactttcaaaatattatcaccatatattcaaaagaaccattaatatgtaattcatttAATACAAAATACCAAGTACCCAAAACTATTAATGTTCAACACCCCAACAAAAGTGATACAATTCAAAAGTTTTTCCCTTTTATAAGCCATATGACTTCTTCAGCCTCAGACAATCCATTTCATTTCTttttatcacctgcatcacatgacattaactggaattagataaaactcagtaagtagaaagctatacataacaagtacatatacatagggTTGGCTTAAAACATGGCAATGGACAATGGCAATGAAAATTGAAtaatatcattcccaatgaATAATAGGTATCAAGTCAATAAAAATGGTATCTCATGGCATGAATTAAAGGAAAGGAATTGATAGTtctgtgacctgtgacctgtggtaagtatctctttgatataaatatcaaaactgtgagagatacttaataatcatgaaattggccaatgacatgcgTGAATTACTATCAATCCTTGGCTTTAATCATATGAAACTTCATTGAGGCATTTTAACAAACACATGGTAGAAACAATAAATTATTAGCTCCTttgtcaatgaattcaatgatAATCTTTGAACAATGAATGTATAAAAAAGTATATACCAAGTTTATGCCAAGAGAAGGAGctagttatcaataacatggcttatatacatataaatatcatgtgagcacaaagcAAACTTCTACTTACTACCCACAATCACTTGGTTGCTAAGATATCTTGAagaaattccaaaaaaaaaaaaaaaacacaataacAACCATAAATCATCACCAATATCCATAGAAATCATTAATTCAACTCAACCCTTCAATACTTCAAACCCTTCTCAATTCCAAAAATACAAAGTTTTTACCTTGAAACTTGAAATGTAAGGTAGGAGATACTAAGAAATCAACTATGATCCTTGGATTTAGAGtggagaattgaagaagagaaaaCCTTGAGGGAAAAGAGCAAGAAACGTTTAAGAAAAAGGAAGAAGAGAGAAATAATAAGAAGCCTCTGGAAAATGGGTTAATAAGCCATTCCCACGCCCAAAAACGCATTTACAAGTAGCAACTCTTCCGGTCTAGCGCCTCGACGCTGCTAGCGCCAAGCAGCGCCGCGGCACCAGGgctttggtcctggcagcgcccacGCCTAGCAGCGTTGCCCTCCGGCACTGCGGCGCTGACCCCTGCACCAAAATACCACCAACTCACCTAAAATTCAACCTTTTCCAGTCCTAGACAATACCAATGAAATTAGCATCCAAAAACATCCTCAATCATCCAACACAACCATCAATAAAAACTCATTTATTTCCATAATCATCACTAACCATAAAGCATAAATCCAACACAataactgtaacgccccgaaaaatttaaaagtccacgcgaaccacatgcactaattattaaattatttgtattttaattaattattttaattgcatgaattaattatgttgtgcatatttgtatgtttaaaaatatatttttacatggttgcattaaaatgtgatttttagagttattcgagttgcgatcgaagaacggagaccgagggactgaaaaaatagaaaatatttttattaaatagttgtttttaattatttaaaatatgattgtgggtttttcttatttttgaaaataagagggttttgaggtgattttatacgacgggacgtaaattttatcggtgttggattttttcaacaaaaatacgaactttttggcaacctggctaataaattcacaaacttattttatcaaaactattttaataatttaattaaatcctaatcaagctttaatgggcctaaattatgcttattaggcctaaagccttgttagcaAGATATTTAA
This window of the Primulina tabacum isolate GXHZ01 chromosome 4, ASM2559414v2, whole genome shotgun sequence genome carries:
- the LOC142542004 gene encoding uncharacterized protein LOC142542004 — encoded protein: MPPKRKSIEGDDRNPLIDKTAKGRGRGRGQGTTESSEDGAYDGFRRMNLPDFIGGPDPLVALEWVKSLEALFDYLKFTDQDKVSCDVFMLVKAARIWWEATKITVNVRELKWDEFKELFYAKFFSKEVKPKKVKEFLELRQDAMPVAEYTMKFEEGCVFVPFIAKNDKDKGEHFLRGLKPEIRRDVYMSKVVTYQDIVERALLAEHDEQEIEKERQLRRQAFQARGQGVLSYTS